The Paenibacillus sp. YPG26 genome includes a window with the following:
- a CDS encoding glycosyltransferase family A protein: protein MKESETLIENLAKAVPESWLADPRRYADQLIRNLEKDTHPQSEWVLWNPAATGVSRPVMDYLEQLINRMPDPLHIKVMTLDFVPAQADYRRRSSLYFGQKEAAPADKPPASSGVAALPLLWRREFLLHQLSRAFEPLPSALYLPYEIMPLNPQQIMAIPAPPLHHSNGPVEHKSLYTCVLRSGIKWRIAPSSEQLEGVASVIAKSREYRAAASPGRNGSMGIQQGSGVQLGSGVQQGSVVQQGSGVQQGSGVQQGSGVQQGSGVQRGSGVQRGSGVQLSWGVQLGPGMQQGSEVQQDTWPPAPPCEAMPAVSILLAVYNMRESLGWAVRSVLAQTFPEWELLIGDDGSEDGTADLPYLQSDPRIHIHRFSPNRGKVFVLNELLSLARGRYVLELDGDDWLQPEAAALLAAAMDGAPEAAIATGASGLWQGTRHLGPLWRGALPYRGHRADADAAAPLVPRLYRAAMLRGIGGWPRRTGADARLFEDIAVCEALLAEHPEPAVVHRPVYHRVLRADSVSQRGGARYPAWFSAQADNMKGGHPQ, encoded by the coding sequence ATGAAAGAGTCGGAGACCTTAATCGAGAATCTGGCGAAGGCCGTTCCCGAATCCTGGCTTGCGGATCCAAGGCGGTATGCGGACCAGCTAATCCGGAATCTGGAGAAGGATACACACCCCCAATCTGAGTGGGTATTGTGGAATCCCGCGGCGACTGGGGTCAGCCGTCCCGTGATGGACTATCTTGAACAACTAATCAATAGAATGCCGGACCCTCTGCATATCAAAGTCATGACTCTCGACTTCGTCCCGGCACAAGCGGACTACCGGAGGCGATCCAGCCTGTACTTCGGGCAAAAGGAAGCAGCCCCTGCTGACAAGCCGCCTGCAAGCTCCGGTGTCGCAGCTCTGCCCCTGCTGTGGCGGCGGGAATTTCTGCTGCACCAGCTAAGCCGCGCATTTGAACCTCTCCCCTCGGCACTATATCTCCCTTACGAGATCATGCCGTTGAATCCGCAGCAGATCATGGCTATCCCTGCTCCCCCGCTGCATCACAGCAATGGACCTGTTGAGCACAAATCACTGTACACATGTGTACTCCGTTCGGGGATCAAATGGCGGATAGCTCCGTCCAGCGAACAGCTTGAGGGCGTGGCATCGGTGATTGCCAAGAGTCGGGAATACCGGGCAGCCGCGTCACCTGGGAGGAATGGCAGCATGGGAATACAGCAAGGCTCGGGGGTGCAGCTGGGCTCGGGAGTACAGCAGGGCTCGGTAGTACAGCAGGGCTCGGGAGTACAGCAGGGCTCGGGAGTACAGCAGGGCTCGGGAGTACAGCAAGGCTCGGGAGTACAGCGGGGCTCAGGAGTGCAGCGGGGCTCGGGAGTGCAACTGAGCTGGGGAGTACAGCTGGGCCCAGGGATGCAGCAAGGCTCGGAGGTGCAGCAGGACACCTGGCCTCCTGCACCTCCATGCGAAGCCATGCCGGCTGTCTCCATTCTTCTGGCGGTCTATAACATGCGGGAATCCCTCGGGTGGGCGGTGAGATCGGTTCTGGCTCAGACCTTCCCCGAGTGGGAGCTGCTCATCGGAGATGACGGCTCAGAGGATGGTACGGCAGATCTGCCGTACCTGCAGAGTGACCCGCGGATTCACATTCACCGCTTCTCCCCTAACCGCGGCAAGGTGTTCGTGCTTAACGAACTCTTATCCTTGGCACGGGGCAGGTATGTGCTGGAGCTGGACGGGGACGACTGGCTCCAGCCCGAGGCGGCGGCCCTGCTCGCCGCCGCAATGGATGGCGCGCCGGAAGCGGCCATCGCGACCGGCGCAAGCGGCCTGTGGCAGGGCACGCGCCATCTGGGCCCCTTGTGGCGCGGCGCCTTGCCTTACCGCGGGCACCGCGCGGACGCTGATGCGGCCGCTCCGCTGGTGCCGCGGCTGTACCGCGCGGCGATGCTGCGCGGGATCGGCGGCTGGCCGAGAAGAACCGGTGCGGATGCCCGGCTCTTCGAGGACATTGCCGTCTGCGAGGCGCTGCTCGCCGAGCATCCCGAGCCGGCCGTGGTTCACCGGCCGGTGTATCACCGCGTGCTCCGCGCTGACAGTGTCAGTCAGCGCGGCGGGGCGCGGTATCCCGCCTGGTTCAGCGCCCAGGCGGACAATATGAAAGGAGGTCACCCGCAATGA
- a CDS encoding polysaccharide pyruvyl transferase family protein, producing the protein MNIAVCGYYGMGNFGDDLFLRTFQQVFYPHQVYPWNSQLDPDKTDAVIIGGGDLITPYAFNTYYFPPALKDKPTWLYGVGIVDAYPEETWPAAQVEQYREVISRAKRAVFRDPRSADIARRAQFHKRVEVAPDMAFSYRQPKYPYKQASDRPTIGICVFAYESFPFESFVTLMKSLSDRGYHLRLIPAVNHPNGGGYSDYPVCVRLKTRLREMDPGASVDILPLLLDLDLTYSAIQSVDYLISFKLHPTLVALRAGVPVLAFSGMSKIKSLLASFGLEQYYCNYKEPLESFNPVIDDFLTNGPDLVSSRARQFRSTERESIKSLLRLRKDMEKYLLWHKK; encoded by the coding sequence ATGAACATTGCTGTCTGTGGTTATTACGGGATGGGCAACTTCGGGGATGATCTGTTCCTGCGCACCTTTCAGCAGGTCTTCTATCCGCATCAGGTCTATCCCTGGAACTCCCAGCTTGATCCAGACAAGACGGACGCTGTCATTATTGGAGGCGGCGATCTGATTACACCCTACGCCTTCAACACGTACTACTTCCCGCCTGCACTAAAAGACAAACCAACCTGGCTGTACGGGGTCGGCATCGTGGATGCCTATCCCGAGGAGACCTGGCCCGCCGCCCAGGTTGAGCAGTACCGGGAGGTCATCAGCCGGGCGAAGCGGGCGGTATTCCGGGACCCCAGATCTGCCGACATTGCCAGACGGGCCCAATTCCACAAGCGTGTAGAGGTCGCGCCCGACATGGCTTTTAGCTACAGGCAGCCCAAATATCCCTATAAGCAAGCCTCGGATAGACCTACTATTGGTATTTGTGTATTTGCTTACGAATCTTTTCCGTTTGAATCCTTCGTTACACTAATGAAGTCCTTGTCGGACCGCGGATATCACCTGCGCCTCATACCTGCTGTGAATCATCCGAATGGAGGCGGTTATTCCGACTATCCAGTATGTGTGCGGCTCAAGACCCGTCTGAGGGAGATGGATCCGGGGGCTTCTGTAGATATTTTGCCGCTGCTGCTCGATCTGGACCTGACTTACAGTGCGATCCAATCTGTCGACTATTTAATCAGCTTCAAGCTTCACCCCACTCTTGTGGCCTTGCGTGCGGGCGTTCCGGTGCTCGCCTTCAGCGGCATGAGCAAGATCAAGAGCCTGCTTGCTTCATTCGGACTGGAACAGTATTACTGCAACTACAAAGAGCCTCTTGAGAGCTTTAATCCGGTTATTGACGACTTCCTAACGAATGGCCCTGATCTGGTTAGCTCTCGTGCGCGGCAGTTCCGATCGACCGAACGGGAGAGCATCAAGAGTCTGTTGAGGCTGCGTAAGGATATGGAGAAGTACTTGCTTTGGCATAAAAAGTAA